The following are from one region of the Aspergillus chevalieri M1 DNA, chromosome 1, nearly complete sequence genome:
- a CDS encoding FAD-dependent oxidoreductase (COG:S;~EggNog:ENOG410PVZW;~InterPro:IPR006076,IPR036188;~go_function: GO:0016491 - oxidoreductase activity [Evidence IEA];~go_process: GO:0055114 - oxidation-reduction process [Evidence IEA]): MSTSNFPTTPLRPHYDVVIVGGATSGSSIAWNLSTNPDFKGSVLVVERDPSLQYSATKASNNCMRQQFATTINVQIAQYAADFVKRWGPSFHQMNACRIPRFATLDTFTCLIHRNSQRY; encoded by the coding sequence ATGTCAACCAGCAACTTCCCCACCACACCCCTCCGCCCTCACTACGATGTTGTGATTGTGGGCGGTGCCACCAGTGGCTCTTCAATTGCGTGGAACCTGAGCACCAACCCTGACTTCAAGGGATCCGTGCTCGTTGTTGAACGGGATCCTTCTTTACAATATTCCGCTACCAAAGCTAGTAACAACTGTATGCGACAGCAATTTGCAACCACCATCAATGTCCAGATTGCCCAATATGCGGCCGACTTCGTCAAACGCTGGGGGCCGAGTTTCCACCAGATGAATGCGTGCCGGATCCCCCGATTCGCAACTTTGGATACCTTTACCTGTCTGATTCATCGAAATTCACAGAGGTACTGA
- a CDS encoding NAD(P)/FAD-dependent oxidoreductase (COG:S;~EggNog:ENOG410PVZW;~InterPro:IPR006076,IPR036188;~PFAM:PF01266;~go_function: GO:0016491 - oxidoreductase activity [Evidence IEA];~go_process: GO:0055114 - oxidation-reduction process [Evidence IEA]) yields MLSMADIKARYPFFYTDDIDSGSLNLVDEGAFNAFGMVQWLRSTARDNGVEYIGNEVIDISLDGSKVRSIKLQSGEQITVGTLVNAAGTRAATVSRLAGIDLPIEARRRYTYIFSIDEPLLQDLPLTIDPTGVHLRSYGTKDYLVGCPPIGPDTAVDVNDFRFTEDAWEEKILPVITRQVPQFASARVTNSWIGHYEFNTFDHNAIVGPHSEVSNLLFCVGFSGHGSQQAPACGRGVAELIIYGRFQTLDLSVLSYKRIVQNRSLTERAVI; encoded by the coding sequence ATGCTATCAATGGCCGATATCAAAGCAAGATATCCATTCTTCTACACCGATGATATTGATAGTGGGAGTCTTAATCTTGTTGATGAGGGTGCTTTTAACGCTTTCGGCATGGTACAATGGCTACGCAGCACAGCTCGCGACAACGGTGTCGAATACATCGGGAATGAAGTCATCGACATAAGTCTGGATGGAAGTAAGGTGCGGAGTATCAAATTACAAAGCGGGGAACAGATCACAGTTGGCACTCTAGTCAATGCCGCAGGTACTCGTGCCGCCACGGTCTCTCGGCTGGCGGGCATTGACCTGCCGATCGAGGCCAGACGGCGGTACACCTACATCTTCTCGATTGATGAGCCACTGCTCCAGGACTTGCCTCTGACAATCGATCCAACAGGTGTCCATCTCCGCTCGTATGGTACAAAGGACTACCTGGTCGGCTGTCCACCTATCGGGCCAGACACTGCAGTAGATGTGAATGATTTCAGATTCACGGAGGATGCGTGGGAGGAAAAGATTCTGCCGGTGATCACTCGCCAGGTTCCACAATTCGCCAGTGCACGGGTGACGAACTCCTGGATAGGCCATTATGAGTTCAACACATTTGACCATAATGCCATTGTTGGTCCGCACAGCGAGGTCAGCAACCTCCTTTTCTGTGTGGGCTTTTCTGGCCACGGCAGCCAACAGGCACCGGCCTGCGGGCGCGGTGTTGCTGAGTTGATCATCTATGGAAGGTTCCAGACGCTTGACCTCAGTGTGCTTTCCTACAAGAGGATCGTGCAGAATCGTTCTCTAACTGAGCGAGCGGTTATCTAA
- a CDS encoding glycosyltransferase (COG:C,G;~EggNog:ENOG410PWGV;~InterPro:IPR004276;~PFAM:PF03033;~go_function: GO:0016758 - transferase activity, transferring hexosyl groups [Evidence IEA];~go_process: GO:0005975 - carbohydrate metabolic process [Evidence IEA];~go_process: GO:0030259 - lipid glycosylation [Evidence IEA]), with amino-acid sequence MADTVDDNRDPPPPYETISPSGPDTAEDTSPSYVLPSSAAPLPEVSATNDGRVDVQVGQRFSRNVEWLMRRSSTRQPDHEPGSSRTRPRPEWTIKLNIVIQVVGSRGDVQPFVALGTELQKHGHRVRLATHSTFENFVTSTGLEFYPLGGDPAELMSYMVRNPGLIPSMKSLRAGDIQKKRSIIANILHGCWQSCIEPDPHSGKPFVADAIIANPPSFAHVHCAQALSVPVHLMFTMPWTSTREFPHPLANLRYTGSDPSLGNLISYHFVEWMTWQGLADLINGWRKNVLELEPVPATEGPNLAETLQVPFTYCWSPALVAKPPDWGSHIDICGFFFREPPAYDPRADLVEFLNAGDAPIYIGFGSIVVEDPEEMLSILLQAVKMSGVRAIISRGWSNFEAPGNSSLHFLGDCPHEWLFQHVAAVVHHGGAGTTACGLRYGKPTTIVPFFGDQAFWGSIVASAGVGPDPIPQKSLTAEKLADAIQFCLTPSAATAAKDLARKMNRESGARAAVDSFHAHLPRGEMQCDILPDQPAVWRLKRGKTTVRLSKLAAYALVREGRLQRKHLKRLETKPIVIDIRRWDPLTAISSASLSTMTGMADATAGIILDPYREYKRHRSRSNSAEAPTSAIFEQSSTPNRDLTHTRQMLLLSLTSLGKFLGRASRGALLDLPLAATEGMRSLPRLYGDPVKHHNPITSLETGAAVAWSTFTHGVYEGVTDIFVHTYRSKKEQGAVGVAKGLTKGLVGLTMKTGSATIGLVVYPSQGVYRGLRRSVRKGVEKKVEEGRWVEGEDIMRRGDWDGERVCGVLDEIMCSREI; translated from the exons ATGGCAGACACGGTCGACGACAACCGGGACCCTCCTCCACCCTACGAGACCATCTCTCCCAGCGGTCCCGACACAGCAGAAGACACATCTCCCTCATATGTTTTGCCCTCTTCCGCCGCACCTCTTCCAGAAGTCTCCGCTACCAATGACGGACGCGTGGACGTCCAAGTAGGACAAAGATTCAGCCGGAACGTGGAATGGCTGATGCGCCGCAGCAGCACCCGCCAACCAGATCACGAACCTGGATCATCCAGAACCCGTCCACGCCCAGAATGGACCATAAAACTCAACATCGTCATCCAAGTCGTCGGCAGCCGCGGCGACGTGCAACCTTTTGTTGCGCTCGGCACAGAACTCCAAAAGCACGGCCACCGCGTCCGACTAGCCACACATTCCACCTTCGAAAACTTTGTCACGAGCACCGGTCTCGAGTTCTATCCGCTTGGTGGCGATCCCGCCGAGCTAATGTCCTACATGGTCCGCAACCCGGGTCTAATTCCCAGCATGAAAAGCCTGCGGGCAGGCGACATCCAAAAGAAACGCTCCATCATCGCAAACATCCTTCATGGCTGCTGGCAGTCATGCATTGAGCCTGATCCGCATTCCGGGAAACCGTTTGTGGCAGATGCGATTATCGCGAATCCGCCTAGTTTCGCACATGTGCATTGTGCGCAGGCGCTGAGTGTTCCTGTTCATCTTATGTTTACAATGCCATGGACGAGTACCAGGGAATTTCCGCATCCGTTGGCGAATTTGAGGTATACGGGGAGTGATCCAAGTTTGGGGAATCTGATCTCGTATCATTTTGTCGAGTGGATGACTTGGCAGGG TCTAGCAGATTTGATCAACGGCTGGCGTAAGAATGTCCTTGAACTGGAGCCTGTACCAGCTACAGAAGGCCCGAATCTTGCGGAGACACTGCAGGTGCCATTTACATACTGCTGGTCCCCAGCGTTGGTTGCAAAGCCACCTGATTGGGGGTCCCATATAG ATATTtgtggcttcttcttccgagAACCGCCAGCTTACGACCCACGAGCAGACCTCGTCGAATTCCTTAACGCTGGTGATGCTCCGATCTACATAGGCTTTGGAAGCATCGTGGTCGAAGATCCGGAGGAAATGTTGTCTATTCTACTACAAGCAGTTAAAATGTCCGGAGTGCGAGCTATCATTTCCCGCGGATGGTCTAACTTCGAAGCACCTGGGAATTCGAGCCTTCATTTCCTCGGAGACTGTCCTCACGAGTGGCTGTTTCAGCATGTGGCTGCTGTAGTGCAtcatggtggtgctggtACGACCGCTTGTGGGTTGCGGTATGGGAAGCCTACCACGATTGTTCCGTTTTTTGGAGA TCAAGCGTTCTGGGGAAGCATAGTCGCTTCCGCCGGTGTAGGACCGGATCCAATTCCGCAGAAGTCCCTCACCGCAGAGAAACTTGCAGATGCTATTCAATTCTGTCTAACCCCCTCTGCTGCCACTGCAGCAAAGGACCTGGCTAGGAAGATGAATCGGGAATCTGGAGCCCGCGCTGCAGTCGATTCATTCCATGCTCATCTTCCCCGGGGGGAGATGCAATGCGATATCCTTCCGGATCAACCTGCAGTCTGGAGACTAAAACGAGGAAAAACAACAGTACGATTATCAAAGCTGGCTGCGTATGCCTTAGTACGTGAGGGACGTCTTCAGAGGAAGCATTTGAAGCG tctcgaaacaaAGCCCATCGTTATCGACATCCGACGGTGGGACCCATTGACAGCCATCTCCTCGGCCTCACTATCAACAATGACCGGCATGGCAGACGCCACAGCAGGCATAATCCTCGACCCATACCGCGAATACAAACGCCATCGATCAAGATCAAACTCAGCAGAAGCCCCCACATCAGCCATATTCGAACAATCATCCACCCCTAACCGAGACCTAACCCATACCCGCCAAAtgctcctcctctccctcaccAGCCTCGGCAAATTCCTCGGCCGCGCCTCCCGCGGCgccctcctcgacctcccCCTCGCCGCAACAGAAGGCATGCGCTCTCTCCCGCGTCTCTACGGCGACCCCGTCAAACACCACAACCCGATAACATCCCTCGAGACCGGCGCAGCCGTCGCCTGGTCTACCTTCACACACGGCGTCTACGAGGGTGTCACAGATATTTTTGTACATACGTACCGTTCAAAGAAGGAGCAGGGCGCGGTGGGCGTTGCGAAGGGGTTGACGAAGGGGCTTGTTGGTttgacgatgaagacggGGAGCGCGACGATAGGGTTGGTTGTGTATCCGAGTCAGGGTGTTTATCGAGGTTTGAGAAGGTCTGTGAGGAAGGGGGTTGAGAAGAAGGTTGAGGAGGGTAGGTGGGTTGAGGGGGAGGATATCATGCGGAGGGGGGATTGGGATGGGGAGAGGGTTTGTGGGGTATTGGATGAGATAATGTGTTCGAGGGAGATATAG
- a CDS encoding MARVEL domain-containing protein (COG:S;~EggNog:ENOG410Q0PZ;~TransMembrane:4 (i29-47o59-79i91-109o129-153i)), translating into MKPTNSKIDQYWHNAGPCGLITRIALRTLQFILAIIIAALYGIDLAHSTKTSTHAGSEWIYAEVVAALSAITCIVHCFATVTRVGWCTWDFVLFVLWMAQTGVFGNIYVRADVQGDYVHATGSLGRMSAGVWIGLVCMVLWLGTFVLAVGWCCRTRKVVRRTDQETANKGEENTEAGDAERGYKVIDAESETELDESDRDSIKKTDKGQCDAKC; encoded by the coding sequence ATGAAACCGACCAACTCCAAAATCGACCAATACTGGCACAACGCCGGCCCCTGCGGCCTCATAACCCGCATCGCCCTGCGCACCCTCCAATTCATCCTCGCTATAATAATCGCCGCCCTCTACGGCATCGACCTCGCGCACTCCACCAAAACCTCCACCCACGCAGGTTCCGAATGGATCTACGCCGAAGTCGTCGCTGCTCTCTCCGCAATCACCTGCATAGTGCACTGCTTTGCGACAGTTACCCGGGTCGGATGGTGTACTTGGGACTTTGTGCTGTTTGTGCTGTGGATGGCGCAGACAGGAGTTTTTGGGAATATTTACGTTAGGGCGGATGTTCAGGGGGATTATGTGCATGCTACGGGGAGTTTAGGGAGGATGAGCGCGGGGGTTTGGATTGGGTTGGTTTGTATGGTGCTTTGGTTGGGGACGTTTGTGCTTGCGgtaggatggtgttgtaggACGAGGAAGGTTGTTAGGAGGACGGATCAAGAGACGGCGAACAAAGGAGAAGAGAATACGGAAGCTGGTGATGCGGAGAGGGGGTATAAGGTGATCGATGCTGAGAGTGAGACTGAATTGGATGAAAGTGACCGGGACAGCATTAAGAAGACGGACAAGGGGCAGTGTGATGCTAAATGTTGA
- a CDS encoding uncharacterized protein (COG:I;~EggNog:ENOG410PKI5;~InterPro:IPR022237,IPR003817;~PFAM:PF12588;~go_function: GO:0004609 - phosphatidylserine decarboxylase activity [Evidence IEA];~go_process: GO:0008654 - phospholipid biosynthetic process [Evidence IEA]) — protein sequence MSTTVDKQELLRLGDWMPTDPSVQQEWLANIVSVAEKEPADLHPVLCEFGQLIESDSVVNDLFTSTFKELPSKRLFSTNQAPKSPPIRDYKHFLQVLNKLLTTAPTWTDAHNRVGVVGMPINAVLDWPLGASSGLTAFLNPAVNGMIKKVLKAWGQILKSPESATVLNDTSNVTDHRAGRTTELASWPPPTAESYYIVYTDFEAFLPRKLIYIIHKNNRLFLRTF from the exons ATGAGCACAACAGTAGACAAGCAAGAACTCCTCCG CCTCGGAGACTGGATGCCCACAGACCCCAGCGTCCAGCAAGAATGGCTCGCAAACATTGTCTCCGTCGCAGAAAAAGAGCCAGCCGACCTGCATCCCGTCCTCTGTGAATTTGGCCAATTAATCGAGTCCGACTCTGTCGTGAACGACCTCTTCACCTCGACATTCAAGGAGCTCCCGAGCAAGCGACTTTTTAGCACCAACCAAGCCCCGAAATCCCCTCCAATTCGAGACTATAAACATTTCTTGCAAGTGTTGAACAAGCTGCTCACGACTGCACCGACATGGACCGACGCGCACAACCGAGTCGGGGTCGTGGGGATGCCGATCAACGCGGTCCTCGATTGGCCGCTTGGCGCATCGAGTGGACTCACGGCATTCCTGAACCCCGCTGTGAACGGGATGATAAAGAAGGTTCTTAAAGCATGGGGTCAAATTCTCAAGTCGCCTGAGTCGGCGACTGTGCTTAACGATACCTCTAACGTAaccgaccaccgagctggccggaccaccgagctggccagctggccgccGCCTACCGCCGAATCGTACTATATAGTATACACTGATTTTGAAGCCTTTCTCCCCAGAAAATTGATATATATTATCCATAAAAACAATAGACTATTTCTCAGGACATTTTAG
- a CDS encoding phosphatidylserine decarboxylase (COG:I;~EggNog:ENOG410PKI5;~InterPro:IPR003817;~PFAM:PF02666;~go_function: GO:0004609 - phosphatidylserine decarboxylase activity [Evidence IEA];~go_process: GO:0008654 - phospholipid biosynthetic process [Evidence IEA]) produces MVGSCGCGQLASSVVGYVTGWFGESGLKALTEAANVNGKNYGFDEVYVCDAAEVHYGFRSWDAFFTRKLRDGVRPVAGPDDSNIIINPCESKPYKVAHGVGDGEKFDVKGTQYSLQKMLGGDQLAQPFIGGTVYQAALSVLSYHRWHAPVSGKVSKTYVIEGTYYDQNRTNTGGSFLSKLPGSSFFGKDTDPEPADVTATATRAVILIDSDNPKIGQVAFMVVGLAEVSTCEITVKEGDSVSKGSELGMFHYGGSTHCLIFRPGIALLSFPSQSGNTVPVNQQLAVVS; encoded by the coding sequence ATGGTGGGTAGTTGCGGAtgtggccagctggccagctcggtggtcggtTACGTTACCGGCTGGTTCGGGGAGTCGGGCCTGAAGGCGCTCACTGAAGCGGCGAATGTGAACGGGAAGAACTATGGCTTTGATGAGGTTTATGTTTGTGATGCGGCAGAGGTGCATTACGGGTTCAGATCCTGGGATGCGTTCTTTACTAGGAAATTAAGGGACGGTGTGAGGCCTGTTGCGGGGCCGGATGATTCGAATATTATTATTAACCCATGCGAGTCGAAGCCGTATAAGGTTGCGCATGGTGTTGGCGATGGTGAAAAGTTCGATGTCAAGGGTACGCAGTATTCTCTGCAGAAGATGCTTGGTGGCGATCAACTTGCGCAGCCGTTCATCGGCGGTACTGTATACCAAGCCGCCCTCAGCGTCCTGAGTTATCACCGCTGGCACGCACCCGTTAGTGGAAAAGTATCAAAGACATACGTTATCGAGGGAACATACTACGACCAGAACCGCACCAATACCGGTGGCAGTTTCCTCTCGAAATTACCCGGATCAAGCTTCTTCGGAAAGGACACTGACCCTGAACCCGCGGATGTAACGGCCACAGCGACTCGCGCGGTGATCTTGATTGATTCTGATAACCCGAAGATTGGACAGGTTGCATTCATGGTTGTTGGTTTGGCAGAAGTGTCGACATGCGAGATTACCGTCAAAGAAGGCGACTCTGTGAGCAAGGGAAGTGAACTTGGAATGTTCCATTATGGTGGATCTACTCATTGCCTGATTTTCCGGCCAGGaattgctctcctctcttttccttcGCAGTCGGGCAATACTGTGCCCGTGAACCAGCAGTTGGCGGTTGTTTCTTAG
- a CDS encoding uncharacterized protein (COG:S;~EggNog:ENOG410PH4N;~InterPro:IPR036249,IPR004045,IPR036282;~PFAM:PF13409,PF13417;~go_function: GO:0005515 - protein binding [Evidence IEA];~go_process: GO:0006749 - glutathione metabolic process [Evidence IEA]) produces MTTTMIFYDIAMRPPVAETCCGPNPSKSRFALNFKNIPYSTSWVQLPDIANVRRSLGVPASRKFGDGTDFYTLPMLSDPSTNSIIGDSFDIAVYLQKTYPNSGEGDLFPPQTLDFVFEHDLALLAPLSEQKEGEFDEYARFNTNVDAAFSAHVPLMVHGLPLDPATAEATKAEFVRRAGVSSWDDFAVSGEEREKLKNSFRDTLGDLAKLFLKDVSGPFILGKQVSYADLIVGGWLRMMRGTLPRNEWEEARGWHEGVLGRLHDALEEYAEVK; encoded by the coding sequence ATGACCACCACCATGATCTTCTACGACATCGCAATGCGTCCGCCAGTTGCGGAGACGTGCTGCGGACCGAACCCCTCGAAATCCAGATTCGCGCTCAATTTCAAAAACATCCCTTATTCGACCTCATGGGTACAGTTGCCAGATATCGCGAACGTGCGCCGATCCCTGGGCGTACCCGCATCGCGCAAGTTTGGTGACGGCACCGACTTCTACACACTTCCGATGCTCTCCGACCCATCCACCAACTCCATTATCGGTGACTCCTTCGACATCGCGGTCTATCTGCAAAAGACATATCCGAACTCGGGTGAAGGCGACCTGTTCCCGCCTCAGACACTCGACTTCGTCTTTGAACACGATCTTGCGCTGCTCGCGCCGCTGTCAGAGCAGAAAGAGGGTGAGTTTGATGAGTACGCTCGATTTAATACAAATGTCGATGCGGCTTTCAGTGCACACGTTCCTCTTATGGTACACGGTCTTCCTCTGGACCCAGCTACCGCCGAGGCGACTAAGGCGGAATTCGTTCGGCGCGCTGGAGTTTCATCTTGGGACGACTTCGCGGTGAGTGGTGAGGAACGAGAGAAGCTGAAGAATTCTTTCCGGGACACGCTGGGGGACCTAGCCAAGTTATTCTTGAAAGATGTCAGTGGGCCTTTTATACTCGGGAAACAAGTCAGCTATGCGGATCTTATTGTTGGCGGGTGGCTGCGGATGATGCGTGGGACTTTACCGCGCAATGAGTGGGAGGAGGCGAGGGGCTGGCATGAAGGTGTTTTGGGGCGGTTGCATGACGCACTGGAGGAATATGCGGAAGTGAAGTAG
- a CDS encoding TolB family protein (COG:U;~EggNog:ENOG410PW0W;~InterPro:IPR011042,IPR011659;~PFAM:PF07676;~SECRETED:SignalP(1-16)), which produces MRFFLLALMGPAACLAVCPYARQVSTPAGGCPYAKRMETRDINSASIVRTQAMHPSEDPSQKGIMLMNRINPSTSQLYIANADGTNERLLLGNDSVFEYHATFSPDGKSIAFTTERNGDGNSDVYMIDVDGSNLRKIAATPAVEDAVSISPDGKYAAYASTRDVYTSNIWITDLETGATRNLTNQTGVTGDPNSPNGFFSPTWSPDGKSIVFSSDINTGWTGHDNGIGWEHTQNLSLYTITPQGMGFRQVYSEPALSFGTPKFSPDGKRLIFYSMTLQQTWNARSSYNVNATSNQIVSVDFATGLNRIKHTNTSGCKIYPQYVNNTIGYLLKGGSNEGIHYTNGNRILGSMRSPSWSSDGKYVVYEKTGWTTRPLQKKLYTWDSEWEYRFMDVFPDLSDQGMLVFNSKQTGTPGNSSVAVVPPSEHDFTIPFDTFEKGLTDSVSYESVTEGQSGCFQPSWSPDGKWITFGYGYWFQGRYSKPGYIYRTKSDGSYYQTLTTNTSSSGSNAGFPSYSHDGSKIVYRVFLPEFGLRVLDLETNTTTTLTTERDNLPFFSPDGEWILFTRNVTLPERGQFSNYEVCIIRPDGTDFTKLTSSPANDAHAVWTADGRIMWSSGMWGFQAEAATYDNTFQPYGQIMIMNVDGSNKTVLTNSMWEDSMPRYVPNAILKENL; this is translated from the coding sequence ATGCGtttcttccttcttgccCTTATGGGCCCCGCAGCATGTCTAGCTGTCTGTCCTTATGCCAGGCAGGTATCTACGCCCGCTGGTGGCTGTCCCTATGCTAAACGCATGGAGACTAGAGACATTAATTCTGCTTCTATAGTTCGCACCCAGGCAATGCATCCTTCAGAGGATCCTAGTCAGAAAGGCATCATGTTAATGAACCGAATCAATCCCTCAACATCGCAGCTATACATTGCCAATGCTGATGGCACAAATGAGCGCCTTTTGCTGGGCAACGATTCAGTCTTCGAATACCACGCCACTTTCTCTCCGGATGGAAAATCAATCGCCTTCACCACCGAGCGCAACGGCGACGGAAACTCCGATGTTTACATGATTGACGTCGATGGCAGTAACCTCAGGAAAATCGCTGCTACTCCTGCTGTCGAGGATGCGGTTTCTATCTCTCCTGATGGCAAATATGCCGCCTATGCATCCACCCGGGACGTTTATACATCCAATATCTGGATCACAGACCTTGAAACGGGTGCTACCCGCAATCTCACGAACCAAACTGGTGTAACCGGTGATCCTAACTCGCCAAATGGATTTTTCTCTCCAACCTGGTCTCCTGATGGAAAAAGTATTGTCTTTTCTTCCGATATCAATACGGGATGGACTGGGCACGACAATGGAATCGGATGGGAACACACCCAGAACCTGTCCCTCTACACCATCACTCCGCAAGGAATGGGTTTCAGACAGGTTTACAGTGAGCCGGCCTTGTCTTTTGGAACACCCAAGTTCTCCCCCGATGGCAAGCGGCTTATCTTTTACTCGATGACTTTGCAACAGACCTGGAATGCCCGCTCGTCGTACAACGTCAATGCCACATCCAACCAGATTGTCTCGGTGGACTTTGCAACCGGCTTGAATCGTATCAAGCACACCAACACCTCCGGATGCAAGATCTACCCGCAGTATGTCAATAACACCATCGGCTACCTGCTGAAGGGAGGAAGCAATGAGGGCATCCACTATACGAATGGCAACAGAATCCTCGGCAGCATGCGCTCGCCTAGCTGGAGCTCCGATGGCAAGTATGTTGTCTACGAGAAAACCGGGTGGACCACCCGGCCCCTACAAAAGAAGCTCTACACCTGGGATTCTGAGTGGGAGTACCGCTTCATGGATGTCTTTCCTGATCTCTCAGACCAGGGGATGCTGGTTTTCAACTCGAAACAAACAGGCACTCCAGGCAATTCATCTGTCGCGGTGGTGCCGCCTAGCGAACACGACTTCACCATCCCGTTCGACACATTTGAGAAAGGCTTGACCGACTCTGTCAGCTATGAATCTGTAACCGAAGGCCAATCCGGCTGCTTCCAGCCGAGCTGGTCGCCCGATGGTAAATGGATCACCTTTGGCTATGGCTACTGGTTCCAGGGCCGGTACTCCAAGCCCGGATACATCTACCGAACCAAGTCCGATGGCTCCTACTACCAGACACTCACGACCAACACGTCCAGCTCCGGCTCTAACGCAGGCTTCCCTAGCTACTCGCATGACGGCAGTAAGATTGTCTACCGTGTTTTTCTGCCGGAGTTCGGGCTGCGTGTGCTTGACCTGGAAACCAACACAACAACCACTCTGACCACAGAGCGTGATAATCTCCCTTTCTTCTCGCCAGACGGCGAATGGATCCTGTTTACTCGTAACGTGACCCTACCTGAGAGGGGACAGTTTTCGAACTATGAAGTGTGCATCATCCGGCCTGACGGCACAGACTTTACAAAGCTTACTTCGTCGCCGGCCAACGATGCTCATGCTGTCTGGACTGCGGATGGTCGCATTATGTGGTCGAGTGGAATGTGGGGTTTCCAGGCTGAGGCTGCCACTTACGACAACACCTTCCAGCCATATGGCCAGATAATGATTATGAATGTTGATGGATCCAACAAGACAGTTCTCACGAATAGTATGTGGGAGGATTCGATGCCACGCTATGTGCCCAATGCCATTCTGAAGGAGAACCTGTGA
- a CDS encoding LysM peptidoglycan-binding domain-containing protein (COG:S;~EggNog:ENOG410PSHX;~InterPro:IPR018392,IPR036779;~PFAM:PF01476;~SECRETED:SignalP(1-22)), whose protein sequence is MRGIWFTVATFLSLGTSKFAVAAACNSSALNTTTYLYEVTKEGTTVFDVAHATKRGVCDIGRQNLMADVTIPPNVGESFLIPPETCAPDNESCLIKDVGRSRTCIYGGPRLYYTVKGDTYEKIAIRLNITTDSLMSGAVHGGASGSANETLPVGQFLKVPECSPSQCIIQPYSFKWGVYKDLAEKYGTTVGQIMMLSPTYNYSSLAFSSGGTFPPINLPINCIALSNNITVLS, encoded by the coding sequence ATGAGGGGCATCTGGTTCACCGTTGCGactttcctttctttgggAACCTCAAAgtttgctgttgctgctgcctGCAACTCGAGCGCcctcaacaccaccacctaTCTCTATGAAGTCACCAAAGAAGGCACCACTGTCTTCGACGTTGCACATGCCACCAAGCGCGGAGTCTGTGACATTGGCCGCCAGAACTTGATGGCCGATGTTACTATCCCACCTAATGTTGGTGAATCGTTCCTTATCCCTCCCGAGACCTGCGCCCCCGACAACGAATCGTGCTTGATCAAGGACGTGGGCCGGAGCCGTACCTGCATCTACGGCGGCCCTCGCTTGTACTACACCGTCAAGGGCGACACCTACGAGAAAATTGCAATTCGTCTCAACATCACGACTGACTCTCTCATGTCCGGGGCCGTGCATGGTGGCGCGAGCGGATCTGCCAACGAGACCTTGCCGGTGGGACAGTTCCTCAAAGTCCCCGAGTGCTCGCCCAGCCAGTGCATTATCCAACCCTACTCCTTCAAGTGGGGTGTGTACAAGGACCTCGCCGAGAAGTACGGTACCACTGTTGGTCAGATCATGATGCTCAGCCCTACGTACAACTACAGCAGTCTGGCTTTCTCTTCAGGTGGTACTTTCCCTCCGATTAATCTTCCGATCAACTGTATTGCTTTGTCCAACAACATTACTGTTCTGAGCTAG